Below is a window of Hydrogenimonas sp. DNA.
ACTCTTCATCCCTTTCACTCCGTATGAGTCTTCAGGAGGTATGTATGTGGCCGCGAAAAAGGGCTTGAGATCTTCGGTGAGAAATATGGTCAAAGGCCACCCTCCCCCTCTTCTGTTGAGAATGGAGTAGATACGCTGAAAGTGCCTGTCAAGATGGGGCATCTGCTCCCTGTCCACCTTTATCGGTACGAACCAGCGGTTTATAAGCTCCGCTATCTCTTCGTTCTCGAACGACTCCTTCTCCATGACGTGGCACCAGTGGCATGTGCTGTAGCCTATGGAGAGAAATATCGGTTTATGCTCTCTTTTCGCCTTTTCGAAAGCCTCCTCGCCCCACGGATACCAGTCGACCGGATTGTGAGCATGCTGCTGAAGATAGGGGGAGTCTTCGTCTATGAGGTGGTTGGTGTATCTATGATGCTGCCCCGCATATAGAAAAAGGGCCGTAAAGAGTGTTAGGATAAAATAGCGCATTAAAACCTCACTTTTTTTTAACTGATATTACGCATCAGTTATTATCATATCACAAGGAGAGTATAGTGTGTCTGATCTTGACGATCTTGTTTTTAGTTTTATCTATCAATTCCGCAATGAACGAAGAGTGGCCGTTTACCCTGCTCTACTCGGCTCTTTCACTCTTTTTCATTTGGCTTTTAGTCAACAATATAAAAGCTGTTCTCAAGTATAAAGGGAGATGTTCACCTGACGGATGCTCTCTTTTTGACCTTTTCAAAAGAGCCGACAAGCAGAGCGATGATTGAGAGTTCGGTAACAAGCAGAAGCCAGTGCAGATAGTAGACCTGTATCTGGTGCTCCGTAACCGCCCAAAAGTATACGAGAGCTTTGTAAAAGATCCAGGAGACTACCATCCCGGCAAGATAGCCCGCCTGCTTCGCCATATCAAGCCACGATAGAATCTTTTTCCTTTTCAGAAAGAGTGTCTCGGCCCGAACCAGGTATGAGCCGAACATAAATGTGAGCTGGTAGCCCAGGTAGACCAAAAGAGCGGTAGTATAACCGTATGGCATAACCAGATACCAAAGAACGAGTACAAGCATTACAAACTCTACGAAAAGAGATATTTTGTAGAAGATTCTAAGATTCAGTATCTTTTCGTAGTATTTCGCAACCACAAGCATTCCTACAGCCAGGGCGATACCCCCGAGAGAGAATATGGAAGGGTCCAGCGCCGCATATATCGTAAATACCGCCCCCACGGTAAGGCCGGTAAAAAAGGAGTTGACACCCTTGTAGCGGATATACCTTCGAGGCAGAATCTTCAATACTCAATCCCCTCTCTCGCTTCGATACCCCTGTCGTAGTAGTGTTTGATCTTTCTCATCTCCGTTACCAGATCGCACATCTGCACCATCTCTTCCGTCGCTCCGCGGCCGGTCATTACCGCCTCAACACTCTCGGGTCTGCTTTTCAAAAAATCTAGAAGCCTACTCTGCGGCAAAAGGCCGAGAGTGACGGCAACGACCACTTCGTCCAGTACCAGCAAATCGGGCTGAAACTCTTCGAGCTCCCGCTGCATGGAGGCGAAAAGCTCCTCAACCATTCCGATCTGTTCCGGTGTTGCCCCCTCTAGAACGAAACTGCCGTCCCAGTTGCGAAGAGTCTTCAGGTTCCCGCCGCCGCACCGCTCGAGCATCTCGGTCTCACCGCTTCTTCTACCCTTCATAAACTGCACGAAAAGGACCTTCCATCCGTTTCCCATAGCTCTGAGTGTCAGGCCGACGGCAGCGGTGGTCTTTCCCTTCCCCTCACCTGTATATAGCTGCACCATCCTTCTTTTCATAATCGGGCTCAGAAGAAGATGGGCTTCTCTTTGTCGTACGAGACTTCGAAGAGCACCTCCACCGAGGCGCTCGAACGGGCCGGGATAGTGAGCTCTATCGTAAGCTTTCCGTTCTTGCCCGCCCTGTAACTCACTTTTCTCTCAGAGGTCACCTTCAGAAGCTTTACCTCTACATCGCTTCTGGTGGCTACCGGAATTCTCTCTATAATGGTAAGCCTCTTTTTCTCGGCGGACTGGTTTACGACACTCACCTCATAGCCGTCTTTTTTGCGGAGAGTGCCGCCGAAGAAGCTCTCTTTCTCTTTCAGAAAGAGCTTTTTTCTGCTGACGGCCAGATCTTCGTCGACAGAGACGAAGAGTGTGTAGTACCCGTCCAAATACTCGCCCTTTACATTCGAAGCGATGATCTTTTTACCCTCTTTGACCTTCCATCTGCTGCTCTCGATGGCATTTTTCGGCCTGAAGCGTATGACTCTGTATACCCTCCTGTCCCTGTAGGGATACACCATCTCGGCCGCTTCGGCACCGTTTTCCCATGACTGCAGCCTTATGTCGATGCGCTCCCCGCTCGAGGGGAGGTCGAGCCTCTCTATTTTATAGCTTCTGACCCCCCTCGACTCCACGTTTTTGTAAGCGGGCGCGGCTTCAAGCTCCAGATCCGCCGCCATAGGAGCGGCACTCTTTTGCAGAGTCCTTATCTGCGGCATCGGGCGCCTCTCCCGGATCAGCCAGGGGCGGAAATGTACGGGCTGCAGATATCTGTGCATGGGACGGTAGTAGAGCATTGCGCTATCGGCTGAAATATCGACACCGCTTCTGTTTGTCACTCCCAGATGTTTTGTGACGATGATCCGGTCCGGGTTGGAGATATCCGCCTCATAAAGGAGGTCGAAATTTATGTAGCCGGCGGGGAGTGTCAGCTTCAACTCGCCGGAGCAGGGTTTTGGAAGGTGCATCGGCTCGAGAGAGGGGGCCATTTTGAAAAAGAGCTCCCTGCGTGATTTAAGCAGCTTCTCACCGGCTATCTTTTCGGCAGAGAGCTCGGCATACCTCGCAGCCGAAGCTTTGGAGATCTGCAGCAGCTTTTCGGCACTCTCCGGCTTCACCTCCTCTATGAGTCTGTCGATATAATCCATCTCCCGCTTTGTGCGCTCCAAATCGAGCCCCATAGCATCGATTTGCTTCTTCAGCTTGCAGAGTCCGTTGTTTTGCGGACACTCGGGAACCGGCACCGGGGAGAAGCTGTTGTCGCCGCACTCGGCCGAGCTGTTCTTGGGGGCGAAACCCACAAATGTACCGGAGGGCTTGAAACTGTAGAGAGCACCGTCCCTGTAAATCTCCAGAGTAGATGCATACAACGAAGCAGAAGAGCAGATCGAAACTGCAAACAGGATGAAAACTCTCATAAAAGACTCCTTATTGCGCCTTTTCGGCGCTGAAAGCAGCTACTTCGCCCTCTTCGATTTTTACGAAGAGTTCTATAGGGTTACAGCATACTTCACAATCTTCAATCCCCTCGAAAAGATCCAGGGCGCCGTCGAGAAGTATCGATATACTCTGCCAGCAGTATGGACATATGAACCTGTACTCTATCATGATCTCAAACCGAATAGTACATCGCCTCCGGGTGATAGACCACTATCGCAGCCGTAGACTGCTCCGGATGGATCTGCAGAGTTTCACTGAGCTCTATGCCGAAATCTTCCGGTTTAAGCAGATTGAAAATGGGGCGGTTGAGCTCCAGATCGGGACATGCGGGGTAGCCGGGAGAGTATCTCGCTCCCGTGTATGCCCGCATCTGCACATCTCTCAATGTATTCCCTTCGTTTTCAGCGATCCCCAGATCGAGCCTGATCTGCTTGTGCGCTATCTCGGCAAGCGCTTCGGCAAGCTCCACCCCGAGCCCGTGGACGAGATAGTACTCATGAAACTTTCCTTCGTCGTAAAGCGCTCTTTCGTACTCGCTTATTCTGCTTCCCGCACTCACGGTTGTAAAGGCCACAAGATCGTGCCTGTCGCGGTGGAAGTAGTCAGCGAGGCATCTGTAGGGCTTTCTCCTCTGTCTCGGGAAGGTCATCTGCTCTCTGGCCCTTCCCATCACATACTCGAGCGGTTCCCGGTCCGCATCCGCATCTTTGTGCCACCCTTCACTCTCGTCGAATATGAGCAGTGTCGTGTCGTCGCTTCTGCACGGATAGTAGCCGTATATTATCGTCGGTTCGAAGAGCTTTTCGTCCAGAAACTGCGCTTTGAGCCTCTCGTAGGCGGGCTTTACGACCTCATCGAGCTGCCTCTCATACTCCTCTTTCGTCATACCTTTGCTTCTGTAGCCCCATCGGGACTTGAAGAGTATCCGGTGGTTGAGCCATTCGAAGGCTATCGCCGGATCGAAATCTGCCCCTGTCATGACCCGCCTGCCCCAGAAGGGCGGAACGGGCACCCGGATATCGCGAGAAGGCATCTCTATCTCTTCAAACGGCGGAATGACGACCTCCTTCTCCTCCCTGGGAAGCTCCGCCTTCTCCTCTACATTATCGCTTCCGAGCCTCGTGTCGAAGTTCCCCTCCTCGATTCTGCTCATAGCGATAACCCCGTCGAAGGCGTCCCGGCAGTAGAATATAGGGCCGTCGTAACGTGTGCGGCAGTACTCGTCGACAAACCCCTTCGTCAGAGCCGCTCCACCCATAAGAACCGGAATATCGAGCCCCATCTCTTTCATGCGCTCCAGGTTCTCCATCATCACCTGGGTGGACTTCACGAGCAGACCGCTGAAACCGATGGCATCTGCTTTATGCTCTTTCGCCGCATCTATAAACTGTTCCAATTCGGCTTTTATGCCTATATTTACAACTTTGAAGCCGTTGTTCGTAAGAATGATATCGACAAGGTTCTTTCCAACATCGTGAACGTCCCCTTTTACAGTTCCCAGTATGAGAGTGGTATCGCTCGCCTTCTCCTTCTTGGGCAGGTAGGGGTTGAGGTGATCCACAGCGGCCTTCATGGTTTCGGCACTCTGCAGGACGAACGGAAGCTGCATCTCTCCGCTGCCGAAGAGCTCACCTACGACCT
It encodes the following:
- a CDS encoding Cob(I)alamin adenosyltransferase: MVQLYTGEGKGKTTAAVGLTLRAMGNGWKVLFVQFMKGRRSGETEMLERCGGGNLKTLRNWDGSFVLEGATPEQIGMVEELFASMQRELEEFQPDLLVLDEVVVAVTLGLLPQSRLLDFLKSRPESVEAVMTGRGATEEMVQMCDLVTEMRKIKHYYDRGIEAREGIEY
- a CDS encoding aspartate ammonia-lyase, producing MRVFILFAVSICSSASLYASTLEIYRDGALYSFKPSGTFVGFAPKNSSAECGDNSFSPVPVPECPQNNGLCKLKKQIDAMGLDLERTKREMDYIDRLIEEVKPESAEKLLQISKASAARYAELSAEKIAGEKLLKSRRELFFKMAPSLEPMHLPKPCSGELKLTLPAGYINFDLLYEADISNPDRIIVTKHLGVTNRSGVDISADSAMLYYRPMHRYLQPVHFRPWLIRERRPMPQIRTLQKSAAPMAADLELEAAPAYKNVESRGVRSYKIERLDLPSSGERIDIRLQSWENGAEAAEMVYPYRDRRVYRVIRFRPKNAIESSRWKVKEGKKIIASNVKGEYLDGYYTLFVSVDEDLAVSRKKLFLKEKESFFGGTLRKKDGYEVSVVNQSAEKKRLTIIERIPVATRSDVEVKLLKVTSERKVSYRAGKNGKLTIELTIPARSSASVEVLFEVSYDKEKPIFF